In a single window of the Acipenser ruthenus chromosome 8, fAciRut3.2 maternal haplotype, whole genome shotgun sequence genome:
- the LOC117406868 gene encoding 5-hydroxytryptamine receptor 1F-like yields MDLTNCTNVNGSSEEPTEGPTSKILISLTLSVLAVMTTAINSLVITAIIVTRKLHHPANYLICSLAVTDFLVAILVMPFSIVYIVKETWIMGQVVCNIWLSVDITCCTCSILHLSAIALDRYRAITDAVEYSRKRTPKHAALMISVVWVISIFISMPPLFWTANKEDECLIKHSHIGFAIYSTFGAFYIPLALILILYYKIYRAAKTLYHKRSVSRVAKEEMNGNVSLESTEKSSKNNPSILCIPEKSLSEPSTDGDKIHITVRNPKCETQREKSWKRQNISSAREKKAATTLGLILGAFVICWLPFFLKEVIVNICMNCYISANMSDFLTWLGYLNSLINPLIYTIFNEDFKKAFQKLIKCRHYL; encoded by the coding sequence ATGGATTTGACCAATTGTACCAATGTGaatggttcctctgaagaacctacTGAAGGACCAACAAGCAAGATCTTGATATCCCTCACACTCTCTGTGCTTGCTGTAATGACGACGGCCATCAACTCCCTCGTGATCACAGCAATAATAGTGACGAGGAAGCTGCACCACCCAGCTAACTATTTAATATGCTCCCTTGCAGTCACTGACTTTCTGGTGGCCATTCTGGTGATGCCCTTTAGCATTGTGTACATCGTCAAGGAAACATGGATCATGGGTCAAGTGGTGTGCAATATCTGGCTCAGTGTTGATATCACATGCTGCACCTGCTCCATCCTGCACCTGTCTGCCATAGCTCTGGACAGATACAGGGCTATCACAGACGCAGTCGAGTACTCAAGAAAAAGGACACCCAAACACGCTGCCCTTATGATCTCGGTGGTGTGGGTTATCTCCATTTTCATTTCCATGCCACCGTTGTTCTGGACAGCCAACAAGGAGGATGAATGCCTCATAAAGCACAGCCACATCGGCTTTGCCATTTATTCCACCTTTGGCGCCTTTTACATCCCGTTAGCCTTGATTCTCATCCTCTACTACAAAATATACAGGGCGGCCAAAACCCTCTACCACAAGAGAAGCGTAAGCCGGGTTGCAAAAGAGGAGATGAACGGCAACGTCTCGCTGGAGTCCACAGAAAAGAGTTCAAAGAACAACCCATCCATCCTGTGCATCCCAGAGAAATCCTTATCCGAACCTTCCACCGATGGAGACAAGATCCACATCACTGTCAGAAACCCCAAATGTGAAACCCAGAGAGAGAAGTCTTGGAAGAGGCAGAACATTTCAAGTGCCCGAGAGAAGAAAGCAGCCACAACTttgggtctgattttaggggcaTTTGTAATATGTTGGCTACCTTTCTTTTTGAAAGAAGTCATCGTCAACATTTGCATGAATTGCTACATCTCTGCAAACATGTCAGATTTTCTGACATGGCTGGGATACCTCAATTCTCTCATCAACCCACTGATTTACACCATCTTCAATGAGGATTTTAAAAAAGCCTTTCAGAAGCTGATCAAGTGCAGACATTACCTTTAA